In Pelosinus sp. UFO1, one genomic interval encodes:
- the rplM gene encoding 50S ribosomal protein L13, with the protein MKTFMANAATIERKWYVVDAEGKTLGRLAAEVAKVLRGKHKPTFTPHVDTGDHVIVINADKVALTGKKLVQKTYFRHSGYVGGTTFVTAGKMLADKPERVLELAIRGMLPKNRLGRQMYRKLQVYRGAEHPHAAQLPEVLEINVR; encoded by the coding sequence ATGAAAACATTTATGGCAAATGCTGCCACCATAGAACGTAAGTGGTATGTTGTAGATGCTGAAGGTAAAACTTTAGGTAGATTAGCTGCCGAAGTAGCAAAAGTTCTTCGCGGCAAACATAAACCGACTTTTACTCCGCATGTTGATACTGGTGACCATGTTATCGTTATCAACGCAGATAAAGTAGCATTAACAGGTAAAAAATTAGTGCAAAAAACTTATTTCCGTCATTCTGGTTATGTAGGTGGAACTACATTCGTTACTGCTGGCAAAATGCTTGCGGACAAGCCAGAAAGAGTGCTTGAGTTGGCTATTAGGGGTATGTTACCTAAGAACCGTCTTGGCCGCCAAATGTATCGTAAATTGCAAGTATATCGTGGTGCTGAGCATCCGCATGCTGCACAATTACCTGAAGTATTAGAAATTAACGTAAGATAA
- a CDS encoding N-acetylmuramoyl-L-alanine amidase, whose amino-acid sequence MKLFLLRKSSLKKVFMLSVTMAVLHFLTMQYILGDDIQNVDMSVLSGHSITIDPGHGGIDSGATANEVDEKDVTLLISMKLATLLEQYGGKVVLTRDKDIDYYTKGKGGKRNDLLERVKRIEESKADVFLSIHCNAYRGANLTGAQVFYNPQLEENKILAERLQQVLKQFPPGNKRQAKEDSHILLLKQINTPGVLIETGYLTSKEEALLLTDENYQQKMVENIAKALAYHFYKNAAK is encoded by the coding sequence ATGAAGTTATTTCTTCTGAGAAAATCCAGTTTGAAAAAGGTCTTTATGCTAAGCGTGACTATGGCAGTACTTCATTTTTTAACAATGCAATATATTCTAGGCGATGATATACAAAATGTGGACATGTCAGTACTCTCTGGGCATAGCATTACCATTGATCCTGGACATGGAGGCATTGACAGTGGCGCAACTGCCAATGAGGTGGATGAAAAGGATGTTACCTTATTGATTTCTATGAAACTAGCGACCCTATTAGAGCAGTATGGTGGGAAGGTCGTACTTACAAGGGATAAGGATATTGATTATTACACAAAGGGCAAGGGCGGCAAACGTAATGATTTATTAGAGCGTGTTAAGAGAATTGAGGAGTCAAAAGCTGATGTTTTTCTTAGCATACATTGCAACGCTTATCGAGGGGCAAATTTGACGGGAGCTCAGGTTTTTTATAATCCTCAGCTAGAAGAAAATAAGATATTGGCAGAACGATTACAACAAGTTCTTAAACAATTTCCTCCAGGAAATAAGCGTCAAGCAAAAGAGGATTCTCATATTCTATTATTAAAACAAATAAATACGCCAGGAGTACTCATTGAAACAGGATATTTAACAAGCAAAGAGGAAGCCTTATTATTAACAGATGAAAATTATCAACAGAAGATGGTGGAGAATATTGCGAAGGCGCTAGCGTATCATTTCTATAAAAATGCGGCAAAATAG
- the truA gene encoding tRNA pseudouridine(38-40) synthase TruA codes for MRNIKLTIAYDGTAYHGFQRQLNAIAIQQVLEDKLAKVFGHNFRIHMAGRTDAGVHAYGQVVNFKTSCPIPVDRIVIASRKVLPYDIVVTHAEEVPDSFDAQYSAKSKIYVYKIYQHTVPDPFLRNLIWTIPQTLNVAAMEKAMQIILGTHDFSAFRASGGSSVSPVRTIMEVKCQLQDKVLELSFWGDGFLYHMVRNLTGTLVNVGLGRTSEEGFKAILEGRDRKKAGATAPAHGLYLKEVFY; via the coding sequence ATGCGTAATATTAAATTAACAATCGCTTATGATGGGACAGCCTATCATGGCTTTCAACGCCAGCTAAATGCGATTGCAATACAACAAGTACTAGAAGACAAATTGGCGAAAGTATTCGGCCATAACTTTCGAATTCATATGGCTGGCAGAACAGACGCTGGGGTGCATGCTTATGGCCAGGTGGTCAATTTTAAGACTAGCTGCCCAATCCCTGTAGATCGTATTGTAATTGCATCCAGAAAGGTACTGCCTTACGATATTGTAGTTACACATGCAGAAGAAGTTCCTGACAGTTTTGATGCGCAGTACAGTGCGAAAAGTAAAATCTATGTTTATAAAATTTATCAGCATACGGTGCCCGATCCTTTTTTGCGAAATTTAATTTGGACCATTCCCCAGACCTTAAATGTCGCAGCTATGGAAAAAGCGATGCAAATTATATTGGGAACTCACGATTTCTCCGCTTTTCGTGCTTCTGGCGGTTCGTCTGTCAGCCCGGTTCGTACTATTATGGAAGTTAAATGTCAGTTGCAGGATAAGGTATTAGAGCTTTCCTTTTGGGGAGATGGCTTCTTGTATCATATGGTGCGCAACTTAACAGGTACTTTAGTGAATGTGGGCTTAGGAAGGACTTCTGAAGAAGGATTTAAGGCTATATTAGAGGGGCGAGATAGGAAGAAGGCAGGGGCTACAGCACCTGCTCATGGGCTCTATTTAAAAGAAGTGTTCTACTAA
- the amrS gene encoding AmmeMemoRadiSam system radical SAM enzyme encodes MREAMYYRPHEQGLRCSLCPKECIIREGATGFCRVRKNIGNTLYTANYGECSSYALDPIEKKPLYHFYPGSTILSLGTWGCNFSCSFCQNWEIAQEDPKTMKLSPDQAVELARQEKKNRNIGLAYTYSEPSVWYEYVLDTAKAVKQAGMKNVLITNGFINREPLEEILPYIDAMNIDIKAFNKEYYQKVCAGELEDVKETVALASSACHVEITTLLVPGLNDKKDEIEQLTTWLGKINADIPLHFSRYFPNYKMDLPSTPESTMIMAQEIARKQLHYVYLGNLGEKGINTYCPQCDKLVIDRKKWQSEMENRNICPQCKNPIHIIGEVSI; translated from the coding sequence ATGCGGGAGGCTATGTATTATCGGCCCCATGAGCAAGGTTTGCGCTGCAGTCTATGTCCTAAAGAATGCATAATCAGAGAAGGAGCAACTGGTTTTTGCCGGGTACGTAAAAACATAGGCAATACACTATATACTGCAAATTATGGTGAGTGCTCGTCTTATGCTCTTGATCCTATAGAGAAAAAACCTTTATATCATTTTTATCCAGGTAGCACTATTTTATCTCTTGGTACTTGGGGTTGTAATTTTTCCTGTTCTTTCTGTCAGAACTGGGAGATTGCGCAAGAGGATCCTAAGACGATGAAACTGTCGCCAGATCAAGCAGTAGAATTGGCTAGACAAGAGAAGAAAAACAGGAATATAGGGTTAGCTTATACCTATTCTGAACCAAGTGTATGGTATGAATATGTTCTTGATACTGCTAAAGCTGTTAAGCAGGCAGGTATGAAAAATGTACTAATAACCAATGGTTTTATCAACCGAGAGCCTCTAGAGGAAATTCTGCCATATATTGATGCGATGAATATTGATATTAAGGCATTTAACAAAGAATACTACCAGAAGGTATGTGCAGGAGAGTTGGAAGATGTCAAAGAAACGGTAGCGTTAGCATCTTCTGCATGTCATGTAGAGATTACCACGCTGTTAGTTCCAGGGCTAAATGATAAAAAGGATGAAATTGAGCAATTGACCACTTGGTTGGGGAAGATAAATGCGGACATCCCTCTTCATTTTTCTCGATACTTTCCAAATTACAAAATGGATTTACCTTCGACTCCTGAAAGCACCATGATAATGGCGCAAGAAATAGCAAGGAAACAGTTACATTATGTATACCTTGGAAATTTGGGGGAAAAAGGGATTAATACATATTGTCCCCAATGTGATAAATTAGTTATTGATAGAAAAAAGTGGCAAAGTGAGATGGAGAATAGAAATATATGTCCTCAATGCAAAAATCCAATTCATATAATTGGTGAGGTTAGTATTTAA
- a CDS encoding YbaK/EbsC family protein, with product MPLERVKKFLSQFPDLEIILFDQSTHTAELAAQALGVLPAQIAKTLVFLADTAPLLVVTCGDKKINTKKLAKNLSCKKVRFADEQTVVDATGFFPGGVSPIGLLTDVPVYLDQSLWDFSIVYAAAGTANSALPIKPDRLCEITKAKIIDVCC from the coding sequence ATGCCATTAGAACGTGTTAAAAAGTTTCTAAGTCAATTTCCTGACCTAGAAATCATTTTATTTGATCAAAGTACTCATACAGCAGAGCTAGCGGCGCAAGCATTAGGTGTTTTGCCAGCACAAATAGCAAAAACCCTAGTATTTCTTGCGGATACAGCACCATTATTGGTGGTAACCTGCGGTGATAAAAAAATAAATACCAAAAAACTAGCTAAGAATCTTAGTTGTAAAAAAGTCCGATTTGCCGATGAACAAACAGTGGTAGATGCTACTGGTTTTTTTCCAGGTGGTGTTTCGCCGATAGGATTGCTTACAGATGTACCTGTTTACTTAGACCAAAGTTTATGGGATTTTTCGATTGTTTACGCTGCGGCTGGTACTGCTAATTCGGCTTTGCCAATAAAACCTGACCGCTTATGTGAAATTACTAAAGCGAAAATCATTGACGTTTGTTGTTGA
- a CDS encoding UvrD-helicase domain-containing protein, with amino-acid sequence MVKDHPDYALEKAHLEKTLIEMNEIISSLEADIEKRTQQMRISLEHKDKISTYVHSMMKNDNGEKIYDIQEALDSPYFGRVDFREDDTEKYESFYIGRVKITRLDILTIQDILVFDWRDPVATIFYECQDGRASYDVLDRYHYSGDVNLKRQYKIVQSILEKISDDYIFDQLASRQKEALLADPFLTERLLQGTSNKLKDIVTSIRAEQNKIIRETLHQIIIIQGVAGSGKSTIGLHRLSYLLYNEKLDPQKMMVIAPNKLFLDYICELLPEIDADDVRQLTFTDVVNEITQTTFSITQDEKAQLFLESKVQDSRREQLGAVAKVKGSLEFMQVLEAWIEKKIEKFCVKLKEIRLFDDKLLITKEQQIEKFMEGSTSSTPYNERVKTLTGYIHFRLRNFLEVLEIEQQRKVGSTDKIYEQYTRQATQFLASHFLKWSCDDIIASYIEVFSNKSIFKPFKKKNYDVPFITEYSLGILQEGKVEKEDLAPLCYLTYLVIGWNHIMKFEHIVVDEAQDLNALEFMILKLLSKNSSFTIMGDISQGITSYRSIESWQVLMKEVFADVKSVYREVNYSYRSAREIVECFNKVMPKGHSAAIPVYEIGKDPVYQQVKTEDETVAAIEDAIKGFKERDCKSIGIITKLESSSISLYHALREKGIDQEDLHLITSDTLSYQGGISILPVGLAKGLEFDGVIMCNASDKEFKNNNFDAKLLYVALSRPLYYLHILYRGNLTPLLMEKVKTND; translated from the coding sequence ATGGTTAAAGACCATCCAGATTATGCATTAGAAAAAGCGCACTTAGAGAAGACATTGATTGAGATGAATGAAATTATCTCTTCATTAGAAGCAGATATTGAGAAAAGAACGCAGCAGATGCGTATATCATTAGAACATAAAGATAAAATTAGCACCTATGTTCATTCCATGATGAAGAATGATAATGGGGAAAAAATTTATGATATACAAGAAGCTTTGGACAGTCCCTATTTTGGCCGAGTTGATTTCAGGGAAGATGATACAGAAAAATATGAGAGTTTCTATATCGGTCGGGTAAAAATTACTCGATTAGATATTCTTACAATACAAGATATATTAGTTTTTGACTGGCGGGATCCTGTGGCCACTATCTTTTATGAGTGTCAAGATGGAAGAGCTAGTTATGACGTACTAGATCGATATCATTACAGTGGTGATGTGAATTTAAAAAGGCAATATAAAATTGTCCAAAGTATACTAGAAAAAATATCTGATGATTATATTTTTGATCAACTGGCTTCCCGTCAAAAGGAGGCTTTACTTGCTGACCCCTTTTTAACGGAACGCTTACTACAAGGCACTAGCAATAAGTTAAAGGATATTGTTACATCCATTCGGGCAGAGCAAAATAAAATTATCCGCGAAACCTTACATCAAATTATTATCATTCAAGGAGTAGCAGGATCGGGGAAGAGTACAATTGGCCTCCATCGATTATCCTACCTTTTATATAATGAAAAATTAGACCCACAAAAGATGATGGTCATAGCTCCTAATAAATTGTTTCTTGATTATATTTGTGAATTACTGCCAGAGATAGATGCGGATGATGTTAGACAATTAACCTTTACGGATGTAGTGAACGAAATAACCCAAACTACTTTTTCTATTACCCAGGATGAAAAAGCCCAACTCTTTTTGGAAAGTAAGGTACAAGATAGTAGGCGGGAACAGTTAGGAGCCGTTGCGAAAGTAAAAGGATCTTTAGAATTTATGCAAGTATTAGAGGCATGGATCGAGAAAAAGATAGAAAAATTTTGTGTAAAATTGAAAGAAATCCGTCTGTTTGATGATAAACTTCTCATCACAAAAGAACAGCAGATTGAAAAATTCATGGAAGGTAGTACGTCGAGTACTCCTTATAACGAAAGAGTAAAGACTTTAACTGGTTATATTCACTTTCGACTGAGGAATTTTCTCGAAGTGTTAGAAATTGAACAACAACGTAAAGTAGGTAGTACCGACAAGATCTATGAACAATACACAAGACAAGCAACGCAATTTCTGGCAAGTCACTTTTTAAAGTGGTCTTGTGATGATATTATAGCTTCCTATATTGAAGTCTTTAGTAATAAAAGTATTTTTAAACCATTTAAAAAGAAAAACTATGATGTTCCTTTTATTACAGAGTATTCCCTAGGGATTTTGCAGGAGGGAAAGGTCGAAAAAGAAGACTTAGCACCTCTTTGTTATCTGACCTACTTGGTAATCGGCTGGAATCATATAATGAAATTTGAACATATTGTGGTGGATGAAGCGCAGGATTTAAATGCCTTAGAATTTATGATACTCAAGCTATTATCTAAAAATAGCTCCTTTACGATTATGGGGGATATATCCCAAGGAATTACCTCTTACCGGAGTATTGAGAGTTGGCAAGTATTGATGAAAGAAGTATTTGCTGACGTAAAGTCTGTCTATCGTGAAGTCAATTATAGCTACCGTTCTGCACGTGAAATTGTAGAATGTTTTAATAAGGTTATGCCCAAAGGGCATTCAGCTGCGATTCCCGTATATGAAATAGGAAAAGATCCAGTATACCAACAAGTAAAAACAGAGGATGAGACTGTGGCGGCGATAGAGGATGCCATAAAAGGATTTAAAGAGAGAGACTGTAAATCCATCGGGATTATTACTAAGTTAGAAAGTAGCAGCATTTCCTTATACCATGCACTTAGGGAAAAGGGAATCGATCAGGAGGATCTGCATTTAATCACCAGTGATACCCTTTCTTATCAAGGCGGTATTTCGATTCTTCCAGTCGGCTTAGCCAAAGGATTAGAATTTGATGGTGTCATTATGTGCAATGCATCAGATAAGGAGTTTAAGAATAATAACTTCGATGCGAAGTTACTATACGTAGCTTTGTCTCGCCCGTTATATTATTTACATATCTTATATCGTGGTAATCTTACACCCTTGTTAATGGAGAAAGTTAAGACTAACGATTAA
- the amrB gene encoding AmmeMemoRadiSam system protein B: protein MKNLGICALMPHPPIMIPEIGKGELDKIKNTVTAVEEAARRIKEFNPQTIVLMTPHGPAFEDAVSISVHPRLKGNFSSFGVPDVSLGFETDSLLVRHILKKADRLGVNIVELTDDMAKNYRLKLELDHGALVPLYYLYKAGFKGQLVHISVGMLSYEEMYTFGKAVQGAIGMVDKRVVVIASGDLSHRLTPDAPAGYSPQAAEFDRQVMEAVENVNIKSLLEIDRDLVEVAGECGLRPIFFLMGVVGGLKATGENLSYEGPFGVGYGVSLINVTK from the coding sequence ATGAAAAATTTAGGAATTTGTGCTCTTATGCCTCATCCTCCCATTATGATACCTGAAATAGGAAAAGGTGAGTTGGATAAAATAAAAAATACAGTTACTGCTGTTGAAGAAGCAGCAAGGAGGATCAAGGAGTTTAATCCCCAAACCATTGTTTTAATGACTCCTCATGGTCCCGCCTTTGAAGATGCGGTAAGTATTAGTGTTCACCCTCGGCTGAAAGGGAACTTCTCTTCCTTTGGAGTCCCAGATGTTTCTTTAGGATTTGAGACAGATAGTTTACTTGTAAGGCATATTCTTAAGAAAGCCGATCGCCTAGGCGTAAACATCGTAGAGTTAACAGATGACATGGCTAAGAACTATAGATTGAAGTTAGAACTTGACCACGGGGCATTGGTACCCCTTTATTATCTGTATAAAGCAGGATTTAAGGGACAATTGGTTCATATTTCAGTAGGTATGCTTTCCTATGAAGAGATGTATACCTTTGGTAAAGCAGTACAGGGAGCCATTGGCATGGTTGATAAGCGAGTTGTTGTCATTGCCTCTGGTGATTTGTCCCATCGATTAACCCCTGATGCACCTGCGGGCTATAGTCCCCAAGCTGCCGAATTCGATCGGCAGGTTATGGAAGCGGTAGAGAATGTAAACATAAAATCCCTACTAGAAATCGATCGGGATCTTGTAGAGGTTGCAGGAGAATGTGGCCTTAGACCGATCTTTTTTCTCATGGGAGTCGTGGGCGGGCTTAAAGCTACGGGAGAAAATCTGTCTTATGAAGGTCCCTTTGGTGTAGGTTATGGAGTATCCTTAATTAATGTGACTAAATAA
- a CDS encoding transglycosylase domain-containing protein translates to MRFGRLIMLLMILFILSFAWAGGTSFLKGSLPAIPSSQAINSHLSSSWERPYRMIALKSAVDEKLDKKKYVKIQYIPLTMQQAIIAVEDSRFYRHFGFDIEGILRAMLVNMQTGDFTEGGSTITQQLVKNLFLTQDKTYGRKAEEFLLAMDMELRYSKEEILEMYLNTIYFGSGAYGIGDAAKIYFDKAPVNLNLAECALLAGLPTAPSLNSPYVDFNAAKHRQAIVLSVMSRQGFLGPQTAEEAKSAPIRLAK, encoded by the coding sequence ATGAGATTTGGCAGATTGATAATGCTCTTGATGATATTATTTATTTTATCCTTTGCTTGGGCCGGTGGCACTAGCTTTCTAAAAGGATCATTACCCGCTATCCCCTCCTCTCAAGCTATCAACAGCCACTTATCTAGTTCTTGGGAGCGTCCATATCGGATGATCGCTTTAAAAAGTGCTGTAGATGAAAAGCTAGATAAAAAGAAATATGTAAAAATACAATATATTCCTCTAACAATGCAGCAAGCTATTATTGCAGTAGAGGACAGTCGTTTTTATCGTCATTTTGGCTTTGATATTGAAGGAATACTAAGGGCTATGTTAGTAAATATGCAAACAGGAGATTTTACGGAAGGCGGCAGTACCATTACCCAGCAACTTGTCAAAAACTTGTTTCTTACACAAGACAAAACCTATGGCCGAAAGGCAGAAGAGTTTTTACTGGCGATGGATATGGAACTGCGCTATTCCAAAGAGGAAATCTTAGAAATGTATTTAAATACGATTTATTTTGGCTCTGGTGCTTATGGAATTGGTGATGCGGCAAAAATCTACTTTGATAAAGCACCCGTCAATCTTAATTTGGCCGAATGCGCCCTATTGGCAGGACTACCTACCGCTCCATCTCTTAATTCACCCTACGTTGATTTTAATGCTGCAAAACATCGACAGGCTATTGTTCTCTCTGTCATGAGCCGCCAAGGTTTCCTTGGGCCACAAACAGCCGAGGAGGCCAAATCGGCTCCCATCAGGCTAGCAAAATAA
- the amrA gene encoding AmmeMemoRadiSam system protein A, which translates to MTDESSVVGLARASLQHFLEKGSVLPVPNTLPEELKGQKGAFVSLKKQGELRGCIGTFRPTRSNIASEIIYNAISAGTEDPRFWPVELEELPEITISVDILEAPEQIDSVDKLDPQQYGVIVKQGRRSGLLLPMLEGVNTVAEQISIAREKAGIGAEEEIGLYRFSVTRYT; encoded by the coding sequence ATGACTGATGAAAGTAGCGTTGTAGGACTAGCTAGGGCTAGTTTACAGCATTTTTTAGAGAAGGGCAGTGTTTTGCCAGTACCGAATACTTTGCCCGAAGAATTAAAGGGGCAGAAAGGCGCCTTTGTCTCTTTAAAGAAACAAGGCGAATTACGAGGCTGTATTGGTACCTTTAGGCCGACTCGATCTAACATTGCCAGTGAAATTATCTACAACGCGATTAGCGCTGGTACAGAAGATCCTAGATTTTGGCCAGTAGAATTAGAAGAACTGCCCGAAATTACGATTTCTGTAGACATATTAGAAGCACCGGAGCAAATAGACAGCGTGGACAAGCTAGATCCACAGCAGTATGGCGTGATCGTTAAACAGGGAAGACGAAGTGGACTCCTTTTACCCATGCTAGAGGGTGTTAACACTGTGGCAGAACAAATTAGCATAGCTAGAGAAAAAGCAGGCATTGGTGCTGAGGAAGAAATAGGACTATATCGATTTTCTGTAACCCGTTATACATAA
- the rpsI gene encoding 30S ribosomal protein S9, producing MALVTYYGTGRRKTSVARVRLVPGEGNILVNDRTIAEYFGRKTLELIVKQPLNLTETLGKYNVLIKVEGGGPSGQAGAVRHGISRALLKVDAEYRPSLKKAGFLTRDPREKERRKYGLKKARKASQFSKR from the coding sequence ATGGCATTGGTTACTTACTACGGCACAGGTCGCAGAAAAACCTCGGTTGCCAGAGTTCGTCTGGTTCCGGGTGAAGGCAATATTCTTGTTAACGACCGTACTATTGCAGAATATTTTGGTCGCAAAACATTAGAACTTATTGTAAAACAACCGCTTAATTTGACAGAAACTCTTGGCAAATATAATGTACTAATTAAAGTGGAGGGCGGCGGTCCTTCAGGACAAGCTGGCGCTGTTCGTCACGGTATTTCTCGTGCATTACTTAAAGTGGATGCTGAGTATCGCCCATCTTTGAAAAAAGCTGGTTTCCTTACTCGTGACCCACGGGAAAAAGAGCGTCGTAAATACGGCTTGAAGAAAGCTCGTAAAGCGTCTCAGTTCTCCAAACGTTAA
- a CDS encoding diguanylate cyclase, producing the protein MKVKASFLAFLTVVTILFGVFVFTKIDQQQYQEKVRGEVLGQLRAIQAKLEGELNARLSIEKGLSAFVLTHLQIHPQHEITQTELEQFGTEFMPQFSGIKSISLVQDSIITHVYPLKGNEIAIGANISLLNDQRKVFEMVKESRSSMLAGPVNLFQGGRKLISRTPIYWTPKGGAEAVYWGQVSLVLSQETLFAEAGLYDPALLVDVAIRGRDGLGSEGEVFWGNEDVFTGNPVIVNVKVGNGSWQLAATPLSGWEAKSPNFVWIWVIGGFLAFTLGVLVWSLIYTQEMQKSLKLSEERFRQMFTKQEAIMYLVDPDTFDIIDANEAAQAFYGYSLDIFRKMKVTDLNLLSDPEMKEIFTTACGERKGHKEFKHRLATGDIRDVEVHSTLIPLNTKEFFFSIVHDISERKKAEERLQYVTFHDSLTGLYARSYFDEEIHRLDQRLSGAVGLIVCDLDGLKLVNDTLGHESGDQMLINAATILRNCFRGSDVVARIGGDEFVVIMKDSSKEQMQEACERLKDGIRSHNKEHQGVPVSLSIGFAISNSPLLVMRELFKEADNNMYREKLHRGQKARSAIVQTVVDLLAERDYIMEGHGDRLQEMVSSLAKAIGLSKRKINDLCLLAQFHDIGKVGVPQSILLKKDSLTLEETMEMRRHCEIGQRIALSSPDLTPIADWILKHQEWWDGTGYPLGIAGEDIPLECRILAIADAYDAMTNDRPYRKALSSTAAIHELRRCAGTQFDPALVAKFCEIVGIDS; encoded by the coding sequence ATGAAAGTAAAAGCTTCTTTTTTAGCTTTCCTAACCGTAGTAACCATTCTTTTTGGCGTGTTTGTTTTTACCAAAATAGATCAACAACAATATCAAGAAAAGGTTCGGGGAGAAGTGTTAGGTCAGTTGCGGGCCATCCAGGCTAAATTGGAAGGGGAGTTGAATGCGAGGTTATCGATAGAAAAAGGACTCAGCGCCTTTGTATTAACCCATCTTCAGATACATCCTCAGCATGAGATTACCCAAACAGAGCTAGAACAGTTTGGCACAGAATTTATGCCTCAATTTTCAGGAATAAAAAGTATTTCTTTAGTGCAAGACAGTATAATTACTCATGTATATCCTTTAAAAGGTAATGAAATAGCGATCGGCGCAAATATTTCTCTGTTAAATGATCAACGTAAGGTCTTTGAAATGGTAAAGGAAAGCCGAAGTAGTATGCTTGCTGGGCCAGTGAACTTGTTTCAAGGGGGGAGGAAGCTAATTAGTCGTACCCCGATTTATTGGACCCCTAAGGGCGGAGCGGAAGCAGTTTATTGGGGCCAAGTTAGTCTTGTGCTATCCCAAGAAACCTTATTTGCAGAAGCAGGGCTGTATGACCCAGCACTTTTAGTTGATGTTGCGATTCGTGGTCGGGATGGGCTGGGCAGCGAAGGAGAAGTATTTTGGGGTAATGAAGATGTTTTTACAGGGAACCCTGTTATTGTAAATGTGAAAGTTGGCAACGGCTCTTGGCAGTTAGCTGCAACACCCCTCTCCGGTTGGGAAGCCAAGAGTCCAAATTTTGTTTGGATTTGGGTGATAGGTGGATTCTTAGCTTTTACCTTAGGAGTATTAGTATGGTCGTTAATCTATACCCAGGAAATGCAGAAGTCCTTAAAATTAAGCGAAGAACGATTTCGCCAAATGTTTACCAAGCAAGAAGCGATTATGTATTTAGTAGACCCAGATACATTTGATATTATCGATGCGAACGAAGCAGCCCAAGCTTTTTATGGTTATAGTTTAGACATATTTAGAAAAATGAAAGTGACGGATTTAAATCTTCTCTCAGATCCAGAGATGAAAGAGATATTTACTACCGCATGCGGCGAAAGAAAAGGACACAAGGAATTTAAACACCGCTTGGCTACTGGGGATATTCGGGATGTTGAGGTTCATTCGACCTTGATACCTTTAAATACGAAAGAGTTTTTCTTTTCTATTGTTCATGATATTTCAGAGCGGAAGAAAGCAGAAGAGCGTTTGCAATATGTAACCTTTCATGATTCACTTACAGGCTTATATGCAAGGTCTTATTTTGATGAAGAAATACACCGCCTTGATCAACGTCTTAGCGGCGCAGTAGGTTTAATCGTTTGCGATTTAGATGGCTTAAAACTTGTCAACGATACTTTGGGTCATGAAAGTGGCGACCAAATGCTAATTAATGCTGCTACGATTCTCAGAAATTGTTTTCGCGGCAGCGATGTGGTAGCTAGAATTGGTGGTGACGAATTTGTTGTTATCATGAAGGACAGCTCTAAGGAGCAAATGCAAGAGGCTTGTGAGCGATTAAAGGATGGGATTCGGTCTCATAATAAGGAACACCAGGGAGTGCCTGTTAGCTTATCTATAGGATTTGCCATAAGTAATAGCCCACTACTAGTTATGAGAGAGCTTTTTAAAGAAGCCGATAACAATATGTACCGGGAAAAGCTGCACCGTGGCCAAAAGGCGCGCAGCGCAATTGTACAAACTGTTGTCGATCTTTTGGCGGAGCGAGATTATATCATGGAAGGGCACGGAGATCGATTACAAGAGATGGTTTCTAGCCTGGCGAAAGCAATCGGCTTATCCAAAAGAAAAATCAATGATTTATGTCTGTTAGCTCAGTTTCATGACATTGGAAAAGTAGGAGTACCCCAAAGTATTCTGCTTAAAAAAGATTCACTTACATTAGAAGAAACAATGGAAATGAGACGCCATTGTGAGATTGGTCAACGGATTGCATTGTCTTCACCAGATCTAACACCCATTGCAGATTGGATCTTGAAACATCAGGAATGGTGGGATGGTACAGGTTATCCCTTAGGGATAGCTGGAGAAGACATTCCTCTTGAATGCCGCATTTTAGCGATTGCAGACGCCTATGATGCTATGACAAATGATAGGCCATATCGTAAGGCTTTAAGTTCAACTGCCGCGATTCATGAGTTAAGGCGATGTGCGGGAACCCAATTTGATCCAGCACTAGTGGCAAAGTTTTGTGAAATTGTCGGGATTGATAGTTAG